The following are from one region of the Actinoplanes sp. L3-i22 genome:
- a CDS encoding TrmB family transcriptional regulator — protein sequence MADDLAGLLLGLGFSAYEARCYAGLVGGEPRTGYAVSQITGVPQPKVYEALRRLAARGAAVRLAGDPARFVAVPPGTLFDQMQETYAVKIAAARQAAVSNRPAPADESAELLPLLADRPAVLAAATTLLAAAERRVYLSGTAPDLGALADPLRTAAGRGVDLVILHFRELPFTIDGAHVFRHESTEKAIYRHHQARHLALVGDSREVIWALARDGRQWHGLHSRNDLLVAAIKGYVRHDIDLQQIYAGFGPELERAYGPGLQALEHYRRPAEQQRPTEQRRREAG from the coding sequence ATGGCTGATGACCTTGCGGGGCTGCTGCTCGGGCTGGGGTTCTCCGCCTACGAGGCGCGCTGCTACGCGGGGCTGGTCGGGGGTGAACCCCGTACCGGATATGCGGTTTCCCAGATCACCGGCGTGCCGCAGCCGAAGGTCTACGAGGCGCTGCGCCGCCTCGCGGCGCGCGGCGCCGCGGTCCGGCTGGCCGGCGACCCGGCCAGGTTCGTCGCGGTGCCGCCGGGCACGCTCTTCGACCAGATGCAGGAGACGTACGCGGTGAAGATCGCCGCCGCCCGTCAAGCCGCCGTGTCCAACCGGCCCGCCCCCGCCGACGAGTCCGCGGAACTCCTGCCCCTGCTCGCCGACCGCCCCGCGGTACTCGCCGCCGCGACCACCCTGCTCGCCGCCGCCGAACGCCGCGTCTACCTCTCCGGCACCGCCCCCGACCTGGGCGCACTCGCCGACCCGCTGCGCACCGCCGCCGGCCGCGGCGTCGACCTGGTGATCCTGCACTTCCGCGAACTGCCGTTCACCATCGACGGCGCCCACGTCTTCCGCCACGAGAGCACCGAGAAGGCGATCTACCGGCACCATCAGGCCCGGCACCTCGCCCTGGTCGGGGACTCGCGGGAGGTGATCTGGGCACTCGCCCGCGACGGGCGGCAGTGGCACGGGCTGCACAGCCGCAACGATCTGCTGGTGGCGGCGATCAAAGGGTACGTGCGGCACGACATCGACCTGCAGCAGATCTACGCCGGCTTCGGGCCCGAGTTGGAACGGGCTTACGGGCCGGGCCTGCAGGCCCTGGAACACTATCGGCGCCCGGCGGAGCAGCAGCGCCCGACCGAGCAGCGGCGCCGGGAGGCCGGCTGA
- a CDS encoding ABC transporter ATP-binding protein, producing the protein MAETPLVRAAGIGKTYRGRRSATQAIGDISFEQAEGEFLGVVGPSGCGKTTLLRCLAGLERPDSGTVEFDGRPVTGIPAAVSVVFQEYNRSLFPWLSTAENVRFPIRSLGRAAGRERAREALDRVGLADFADHRPFQLSGGMQQRVAIARAIVSRPRFLLMDEPFASVDAQTRAVLEELTVTITAELGLTVLLITHDIDEAIFMADRVLVLSARPSRVLREVPIDLGRPRDEVETRALPLFQDYRREIHRLIGHGHD; encoded by the coding sequence ATGGCTGAGACGCCGCTCGTCCGCGCGGCCGGCATCGGCAAGACCTACCGCGGCCGCCGCTCGGCGACCCAGGCCATCGGCGACATCAGCTTCGAACAGGCCGAAGGCGAGTTCCTCGGCGTCGTCGGGCCGTCCGGCTGCGGCAAGACCACACTGCTGCGCTGCCTGGCCGGCCTGGAACGCCCGGACAGCGGCACGGTCGAGTTCGACGGCCGCCCGGTCACCGGCATCCCGGCCGCCGTCTCGGTGGTCTTCCAGGAGTACAACCGCAGCCTGTTCCCGTGGCTGAGCACGGCGGAGAACGTCCGCTTCCCGATCCGCTCGCTCGGCCGGGCCGCCGGGCGTGAGCGGGCCCGGGAGGCGCTGGACCGGGTCGGGCTCGCCGACTTCGCCGACCACCGGCCGTTCCAGCTGTCCGGGGGCATGCAGCAGCGGGTCGCGATCGCCCGGGCGATCGTGTCCCGGCCCCGGTTCCTGCTGATGGACGAGCCGTTCGCGTCGGTCGACGCGCAGACCCGTGCCGTCCTGGAGGAGCTGACCGTGACGATCACCGCGGAGCTGGGCCTCACCGTCCTGCTGATCACGCACGACATCGACGAGGCGATCTTCATGGCGGATCGGGTGCTGGTGCTGTCCGCTCGGCCCAGCCGGGTGCTGCGCGAGGTGCCGATCGACCTGGGGCGGCCGCGGGACGAGGTGGAGACCCGGGCGTTGCCGCTGTTCCAGGACTACCGCCGGGAGATCCACCGCCTGATCGGTCACGGCCATGACTGA
- a CDS encoding ABC transporter permease, with amino-acid sequence MKRLLGYLVVALLLVVWEFAGRHSDTGLFPPVSDALTELASIDPWTDVLPSAGRALAGFAIGSALGALLGVTIGWFRGLEPWVRPALEFLRAIPPPAVLPVAVLALGATGGMRVTVIAAAAMWPVLIAGIDATRAVEPGYLDVARISRAHPASVILPAVLPALVAGARIALGLALIMMVISEMIAATAGLGYLILQAQRTYAIAQMYAGIIVLGLLGWLVTTVFSLVERRVLGWYREQKGIVHG; translated from the coding sequence GTGAAGCGGCTGCTCGGATACCTGGTCGTGGCCCTGCTCCTGGTCGTCTGGGAGTTCGCCGGCCGGCACAGCGACACCGGCCTGTTCCCGCCGGTCAGCGACGCGCTCACCGAGCTGGCCTCGATCGACCCGTGGACCGACGTGCTGCCCTCGGCCGGTCGCGCCCTGGCCGGCTTCGCGATCGGATCCGCGCTCGGCGCCCTGCTCGGCGTGACCATCGGCTGGTTCCGCGGCCTGGAACCGTGGGTCCGCCCGGCGCTGGAGTTCCTCCGCGCGATCCCGCCGCCGGCCGTCCTGCCGGTCGCGGTCCTGGCCCTCGGCGCGACCGGCGGCATGCGGGTCACCGTGATCGCCGCCGCCGCGATGTGGCCGGTACTGATCGCCGGCATCGACGCCACCCGCGCGGTCGAGCCCGGCTACCTCGACGTGGCCCGGATCAGCCGCGCCCACCCGGCCTCGGTGATCCTGCCCGCGGTGCTGCCGGCCCTGGTCGCCGGCGCCCGGATCGCCCTCGGCCTGGCCCTGATCATGATGGTGATCAGCGAGATGATCGCCGCCACCGCGGGCCTCGGCTACCTGATCCTGCAGGCCCAGCGCACCTACGCGATCGCCCAGATGTACGCCGGGATCATCGTCCTCGGCCTGCTCGGCTGGCTCGTCACCACGGTGTTCTCGCTGGTGGAGCGCCGGGTGCTGGGCTGGTACCGGGAGCAGAAGGGCATCGTCCATGGCTGA
- a CDS encoding ABC transporter permease yields MKGAAGFVALVLLWELGRLAHVLPANSAPASWQIAGRLGDGELAGAVGETLLAWAGGLLLAALIGIPLGVLLGLSRWADAALDTTVDLLRPIPAVALIPVAVVVIGLGASMPAVLVGFATLWPLLISTRFGVRDIDPLLVETGRVFGANGWRLAATVTAPAALPAIRTGLRTAASLGLVVAVATELASGSPGLGSYIAQQQQAGQLPAAYAGIVVAGLLGYLIHLVVR; encoded by the coding sequence GTGAAGGGCGCCGCCGGCTTCGTCGCCCTGGTGCTGCTCTGGGAACTCGGCCGGCTCGCGCACGTCCTGCCCGCGAACTCGGCGCCGGCCAGCTGGCAGATCGCCGGCCGCCTGGGGGATGGAGAGTTGGCCGGCGCGGTCGGCGAAACCCTGCTCGCCTGGGCCGGCGGCCTGCTGCTGGCCGCGCTGATCGGCATCCCGCTCGGGGTGCTGCTCGGCCTGTCCCGCTGGGCGGACGCGGCGTTGGACACCACCGTCGACCTGCTGCGCCCGATTCCGGCCGTCGCGTTGATCCCGGTCGCCGTCGTGGTGATCGGCCTGGGCGCGAGCATGCCGGCGGTCCTGGTGGGCTTCGCGACTCTCTGGCCGCTTCTGATCTCAACCCGATTCGGCGTACGGGACATCGACCCGCTCCTCGTCGAGACCGGCCGGGTCTTCGGCGCGAACGGCTGGCGGCTGGCCGCGACGGTCACCGCCCCCGCCGCGCTGCCGGCCATCCGCACCGGCCTGCGGACCGCCGCCTCGCTCGGCCTGGTCGTCGCGGTCGCCACCGAGCTGGCGTCCGGCAGCCCCGGGCTGGGCTCGTACATCGCCCAGCAGCAGCAGGCCGGCCAGCTTCCCGCCGCGTACGCCGGCATCGTCGTCGCCGGCCTGCTCGGCTACCTGATCCACCTGGTCGTCCGGTGA
- a CDS encoding ABC transporter substrate-binding protein has product MSFPRVSVAVVAIAALLAAGCGSSDEEQSGPPKLRVATIGVSGAAAMVLGVSKGIFTEAGLDVQVVPAEAPAVIPSVVGGQAEIGFLNAPAVLLARSNGVPVTAISSTSSNPADPAQNFIQLQVAADSPIRTPKELEGKTIAVDTLYQLPDVSIRNALQASGVDVAKVKFTELPFASMADALKSGKVDATNPAEPFVALGLAGGARNLLSDSVGQTTTMPQSVFLSSAKYVSSNRATIDKFRTALTKACEYAQAHPDELRAVLPTYTKVPAALAGTIRLPVYTTTADAAGWQKWADILTQQKIAKKPIELDGAYLR; this is encoded by the coding sequence ATGAGCTTCCCGCGCGTGTCCGTGGCCGTGGTGGCGATCGCAGCGCTGCTCGCGGCCGGCTGCGGCTCCTCCGACGAGGAACAGTCCGGGCCGCCGAAGCTGCGGGTCGCGACGATCGGCGTCTCCGGCGCGGCCGCCATGGTCCTCGGCGTCAGCAAGGGCATCTTCACCGAGGCCGGGCTGGACGTGCAGGTCGTGCCGGCCGAGGCGCCCGCGGTGATCCCGTCCGTGGTCGGCGGCCAGGCCGAGATCGGTTTCCTGAACGCCCCGGCGGTGCTGCTGGCCCGCTCGAACGGCGTGCCGGTCACCGCGATCAGCAGCACGTCGAGCAACCCGGCCGACCCGGCGCAGAACTTCATCCAGCTGCAGGTCGCCGCGGACAGTCCGATCCGGACGCCGAAGGAGCTGGAAGGAAAGACCATCGCGGTCGACACCCTCTACCAGCTGCCGGACGTGTCGATCCGCAACGCGCTGCAGGCCTCCGGCGTCGACGTGGCCAAGGTGAAGTTCACCGAGCTGCCGTTCGCCTCGATGGCCGACGCGCTCAAGTCCGGCAAGGTCGACGCGACCAATCCGGCCGAGCCGTTCGTCGCGCTCGGACTCGCCGGCGGCGCCCGCAACCTGCTCTCCGACAGCGTCGGGCAGACCACCACGATGCCGCAGTCGGTCTTCCTCTCCTCGGCGAAGTACGTGAGCTCGAACCGGGCGACGATCGACAAGTTCCGCACGGCGCTGACCAAGGCGTGCGAGTACGCCCAGGCGCATCCGGACGAGTTGCGCGCGGTGCTGCCCACGTACACCAAGGTCCCGGCCGCCCTGGCCGGCACGATCCGGCTGCCGGTCTACACGACCACGGCCGACGCCGCCGGGTGGCAGAAGTGGGCCGACATCCTGACCCAGCAGAAGATCGCCAAGAAGCCGATCGAGCTCGACGGCGCGTACCTGCGGTGA
- a CDS encoding amidohydrolase family protein: MRRIDLHCYPGTPEWVASQGPFAEALAAYWKKPWVGRPEADVVADLAAAGVEALLVAFDISAATGAPACDNAYVAGMRDRHPAVFPGAWGAVDPLRGPAALTDAETAVREHGVIGFHFHPIMGRFRVDDPALRPLFETITGLGVPVMIDVGTTGMGAGLPGGLGTRIDHAHPLAVDVLAATFPRLTIIASHPGWPWIDEMTAVALHKGNVFWELSGWAPKYFPPQLRSDIRGRLRDKIMFGSDHPSIPFERLLREWDELGLGAEIQDAVFHGNAERVLGL, encoded by the coding sequence GTGCGCCGGATCGATCTGCACTGCTACCCCGGTACGCCGGAGTGGGTCGCCTCGCAGGGCCCGTTCGCCGAGGCGCTCGCCGCGTACTGGAAGAAGCCCTGGGTCGGGCGGCCGGAGGCGGACGTGGTCGCGGATCTCGCGGCGGCCGGCGTCGAGGCACTGCTCGTGGCGTTCGACATCTCGGCCGCCACCGGGGCGCCGGCCTGCGACAACGCCTATGTCGCCGGGATGCGCGACCGGCACCCGGCGGTGTTCCCCGGCGCGTGGGGCGCGGTCGATCCGCTCCGGGGCCCGGCGGCGCTGACCGACGCGGAGACCGCCGTCCGGGAGCACGGGGTGATCGGCTTCCACTTCCACCCGATCATGGGCCGGTTCCGGGTGGACGATCCGGCGCTGCGGCCGCTGTTCGAGACGATCACCGGGCTGGGCGTGCCGGTCATGATCGACGTCGGGACGACCGGGATGGGCGCCGGGCTGCCGGGCGGGCTCGGGACCCGGATCGACCACGCGCACCCGCTCGCCGTCGACGTGCTCGCGGCGACGTTTCCGCGGCTCACCATCATCGCGTCGCATCCCGGCTGGCCGTGGATCGACGAGATGACCGCGGTCGCGCTGCACAAGGGGAACGTGTTCTGGGAGCTGTCCGGATGGGCGCCGAAGTACTTCCCGCCGCAGCTGCGCAGCGACATCCGGGGGCGGCTGCGCGACAAGATCATGTTCGGCAGCGACCACCCCAGCATCCCGTTCGAGCGGCTGCTGCGGGAGTGGGACGAGCTGGGCCTCGGCGCGGAAATTCAGGACGCCGTCTTCCACGGGAATGCGGAAAGAGTGCTCGGGCTGTGA
- a CDS encoding SDR family NAD(P)-dependent oxidoreductase has translation MPVAFITGSSSGIGRAAALRFAAAGWDVAINFSRSAKRAAAVVAELDAVGAEGRHQALRGDVRDDVAVRSVLGSLIAAYGRLDALVNNAGTTSPTPPDDLDGVDPADWDRVFAVNVRGLFQVTRACAPLLRTSHGSVVNVASVVGLRPGPQPLAYAASKAAVVSLTRTLSRVLAPEVRVNAVAPGWIDGEWMRRTLGDGYDTLMGRRAARTPMGRNVREADVAEGIFALATSHPFMTGETLVIDGGYAATS, from the coding sequence GTGCCGGTCGCGTTCATCACCGGGTCGTCCAGCGGGATCGGCCGGGCGGCGGCGCTGCGCTTCGCCGCCGCGGGCTGGGACGTGGCGATCAATTTCAGTCGCTCGGCGAAGCGTGCGGCGGCCGTGGTGGCCGAGCTCGACGCCGTCGGCGCCGAGGGGCGCCATCAGGCGCTGCGCGGAGACGTGCGCGATGACGTCGCGGTCCGCTCGGTGCTGGGCTCCCTGATTGCGGCGTACGGCCGTCTGGACGCCCTGGTCAACAACGCCGGCACCACCTCGCCCACACCCCCGGACGACCTGGACGGCGTCGATCCGGCCGACTGGGACCGGGTGTTCGCGGTCAACGTCCGCGGCCTGTTCCAGGTGACCCGGGCCTGCGCGCCGCTGCTGCGGACCAGCCACGGCAGCGTCGTCAACGTGGCGAGCGTCGTCGGGTTGCGGCCCGGGCCACAGCCGCTCGCCTACGCCGCGAGCAAGGCGGCCGTGGTCAGCCTGACCCGCACGCTGTCCCGGGTGCTGGCGCCGGAGGTGCGGGTCAACGCGGTCGCGCCCGGCTGGATCGACGGGGAGTGGATGCGGCGGACGCTCGGGGACGGGTACGACACGCTGATGGGGCGGCGGGCCGCCCGTACGCCGATGGGTCGTAATGTCCGCGAAGCGGATGTGGCGGAGGGCATCTTCGCGCTCGCCACGTCGCACCCGTTCATGACCGGCGAAACCCTGGTCATAGACGGCGGTTACGCCGCGACCAGCTGA
- a CDS encoding (2,3-dihydroxybenzoyl)adenylate synthase yields MSLDGVVPFPDDFARRYRAAGYWAGRPLGDVLDEACRRHRDRVALHSGGVDVTYAELERRAARLAANLTAVGLRPGDRVVVQLPNVAEFAYLHLALQKIAVIPVMALPVHRFREVAQFVALSGAVACFVPDRYRDFDFREMTARIPGLRWTIVLGEPGPAGIDLRELIARPPFGAVNPVRPDPAGPALFLLSGGTTGVPKLIPRTHDDYVYNTRMAASVCDIRPDDCLLNVLPIEHNLPLGCPGLQGFLLAGARTVLHPSTRAREVFELIERHRVTHIHLVPALLIRWLHDPALSEFDLSSVRVVQSGGQRLQPETRLLAERLLPNCTVQENFGMAEGLLMFVRLDDPADVRLATVGRPVCPDDEVRLVDEAGHDVPAGEVGELLARGPYTLRGYFRAPEHNARAFTPDGFYRSGDLMRRHPSGNYVVEGRVKDLINRGGEKISAEEVENLLLGHPAVRNVACVPVPDELLGERMCACVQLRPGVPAPTLAELVAFLRAAEIASFKLPERLAFFDELPLSPIGKISKKALVDQLVAA; encoded by the coding sequence ATGTCGCTCGACGGGGTGGTGCCGTTTCCGGACGACTTCGCGCGGCGCTACCGCGCGGCCGGCTACTGGGCCGGCCGGCCCCTCGGCGACGTGCTGGACGAGGCCTGCCGGCGGCACCGGGACCGGGTCGCGCTGCACTCCGGGGGCGTCGACGTCACGTACGCGGAACTCGAACGACGCGCCGCGCGGCTGGCCGCGAACCTGACCGCGGTCGGTCTGCGCCCCGGCGACCGGGTGGTGGTCCAGCTGCCGAACGTGGCCGAGTTCGCCTACCTGCACCTGGCCCTGCAGAAGATCGCGGTGATCCCGGTGATGGCGCTGCCGGTGCACCGGTTCCGGGAGGTCGCCCAGTTCGTCGCGCTGTCCGGGGCGGTGGCCTGCTTCGTGCCGGACCGCTACCGGGACTTCGACTTCCGCGAGATGACCGCGCGGATCCCGGGGCTGCGCTGGACGATCGTGCTCGGGGAGCCCGGCCCGGCCGGCATCGACCTGCGCGAGCTGATCGCCCGGCCGCCGTTCGGCGCGGTGAACCCGGTGCGTCCCGACCCGGCCGGCCCGGCGCTGTTCCTGCTCTCCGGCGGCACGACCGGGGTGCCGAAACTGATCCCGCGCACGCACGACGACTACGTCTACAACACCCGGATGGCCGCCTCGGTCTGCGACATCCGCCCGGACGACTGCCTGCTGAACGTGCTGCCGATCGAGCACAACCTGCCGCTCGGCTGCCCGGGACTGCAGGGCTTCCTGCTGGCCGGCGCGCGGACCGTGCTGCACCCGAGCACCCGGGCCCGCGAGGTGTTCGAGCTGATCGAGCGGCACCGGGTGACCCACATCCACCTGGTGCCGGCGCTGCTGATCCGCTGGCTGCACGACCCCGCGCTGTCCGAGTTCGATCTGTCCTCGGTGCGGGTGGTGCAGAGCGGCGGCCAGCGCCTGCAACCGGAGACCCGGCTGCTCGCCGAGCGCCTGCTGCCGAACTGCACGGTCCAGGAGAACTTCGGGATGGCCGAGGGGCTGCTGATGTTCGTCCGGCTCGACGACCCGGCCGACGTGCGGCTGGCGACGGTCGGGCGGCCGGTCTGCCCGGACGACGAGGTGCGGCTGGTCGACGAGGCCGGCCACGACGTGCCGGCCGGCGAGGTGGGGGAGCTGCTGGCCCGGGGGCCGTACACGCTGCGCGGATACTTCCGGGCGCCGGAGCACAACGCGCGGGCGTTCACGCCGGACGGCTTCTACCGCTCCGGGGACCTGATGCGCCGGCATCCGAGCGGCAACTACGTGGTCGAGGGCCGGGTCAAGGACCTGATCAACCGGGGTGGCGAGAAGATCAGCGCGGAGGAGGTGGAGAACCTGCTGCTCGGGCATCCGGCGGTGCGGAACGTGGCCTGCGTCCCGGTGCCGGACGAGCTGCTCGGCGAGCGGATGTGCGCGTGCGTCCAGCTCCGGCCGGGCGTGCCGGCGCCGACGCTGGCGGAGCTGGTGGCGTTCCTGCGGGCGGCCGAGATCGCGTCGTTCAAGCTGCCCGAGCGGCTGGCGTTCTTCGACGAGCTACCCCTCTCCCCGATCGGCAAGATCTCCAAGAAAGCCCTGGTCGATCAGCTGGTCGCGGCGTAA
- a CDS encoding PaaX family transcriptional regulator C-terminal domain-containing protein, whose translation MRSSSVMLTFLGDHVLDRGVCVYSGSVIEVLGRTGVSEEATRSTLTRLTARGLLRRQRHGRRMYFGLTERSTRILHDGSARLWRTSAVNDDWDGTWTLLAFSLPAERRRERHDLRAQLAWAGFGPVQGGLWIAPGHPDVRPVLADPGLGPHLRVFRAEADPATDIGEMISHAYDLPALAARYTDFRSRWSAPVSGGDPLAAKLHLVTDWLQIIRRDPRLPLPHLPADWPAVPAQQHFFQLNGRLDAPAAEVAAALLETVPADE comes from the coding sequence GTGCGCTCCTCCTCCGTCATGCTCACGTTTCTCGGCGACCACGTGCTCGATCGCGGGGTGTGCGTCTACTCCGGAAGCGTCATCGAGGTCCTCGGCCGGACCGGCGTCTCCGAGGAGGCGACCCGCTCCACGCTGACCCGGCTCACCGCGCGCGGGCTGCTGCGCCGCCAGCGGCACGGGCGGCGGATGTACTTCGGGCTGACCGAGCGCTCGACGCGGATACTGCACGACGGGTCGGCGCGGCTGTGGCGGACCAGCGCGGTCAACGACGACTGGGACGGGACCTGGACGCTGCTGGCCTTCTCGCTGCCCGCCGAGCGCCGCCGGGAACGCCACGACCTGCGGGCACAGCTCGCCTGGGCCGGGTTCGGGCCGGTGCAGGGCGGGCTGTGGATCGCGCCCGGCCACCCCGACGTCCGGCCGGTCCTGGCCGACCCCGGGCTCGGCCCGCACCTGCGGGTCTTCCGGGCCGAGGCCGACCCGGCCACCGACATCGGCGAGATGATCTCCCACGCGTACGACCTGCCGGCGCTCGCCGCGCGGTACACCGACTTCCGGTCCCGCTGGTCGGCGCCGGTGTCCGGTGGCGACCCCCTGGCGGCGAAGCTCCACCTGGTCACCGACTGGCTGCAGATCATCCGCCGGGACCCGCGGCTGCCCCTGCCGCACCTGCCCGCGGACTGGCCGGCGGTGCCCGCCCAGCAGCACTTCTTCCAGCTGAACGGCCGGCTCGACGCCCCGGCGGCCGAGGTCGCCGCCGCCCTCCTGGAGACCGTCCCGGCCGACGAGTGA
- a CDS encoding ABC transporter substrate-binding protein codes for MKRLGSSLAALLIIITTAACGDSGSDTSTGDGPLKVGAILSLTGNYAPLGSEDKKAVELAVQQINGAGGLLGRSVELLVRDDKSQPEQSVLSFNELEGSGVVAVLGSPFSNSALATIPQVDRGKLPYVSLTPADEQVNPIHPGVFVVPATSATYADRILQYYRDQGYTKVAVAHDSRSSYANAGTAGMRSKASGYGITLVADEEFQTTTTEFSAVLNHVKASGAQALTVWSTGAPAVAFAKQYATAGLGLPLMFTGSQASTLWLKPTGAAAEGVFVASSIAVVGDALHDGPQKTAIQDLSKPFIGQYGYPPPQFAADGYTGMKLLAGAIIRANSADPEKIRAGFEGLSLITPNGDYHYTASDHAGLTADYISINVVKGGQFVATDWALSKLGK; via the coding sequence ATGAAACGTCTTGGGTCATCCCTCGCCGCGCTCCTGATCATCATCACCACCGCGGCCTGCGGCGACAGCGGCAGCGACACCAGCACCGGCGACGGCCCCCTGAAGGTCGGCGCGATCCTCTCCCTGACCGGCAACTACGCGCCCCTGGGCAGCGAGGACAAGAAGGCCGTCGAGCTCGCCGTCCAGCAGATCAACGGCGCCGGCGGCCTGCTCGGCCGGTCGGTCGAGCTGCTCGTGCGGGACGACAAGAGCCAGCCCGAGCAGTCCGTGCTCAGCTTCAACGAGCTCGAGGGCAGCGGCGTGGTCGCGGTGCTCGGCTCGCCGTTCTCCAACTCGGCGCTCGCCACGATCCCGCAGGTGGACCGCGGGAAGCTGCCGTACGTCTCGCTCACCCCGGCGGACGAGCAGGTGAACCCGATCCATCCGGGCGTCTTCGTGGTCCCGGCGACGTCCGCGACCTACGCCGACCGGATCCTGCAGTACTACCGGGATCAGGGCTACACCAAGGTCGCCGTGGCGCACGACTCGCGCAGCTCCTACGCCAACGCCGGCACCGCCGGTATGCGGAGCAAGGCTTCCGGGTACGGGATCACGCTGGTCGCCGACGAGGAGTTCCAGACCACGACCACCGAGTTCAGCGCGGTGCTCAACCACGTGAAGGCGTCCGGCGCGCAGGCGCTGACCGTCTGGTCGACCGGCGCGCCCGCGGTCGCCTTCGCCAAGCAGTACGCCACCGCCGGCCTCGGCCTCCCGCTGATGTTCACCGGCTCGCAGGCCAGCACGCTCTGGCTGAAACCGACCGGCGCCGCCGCCGAGGGGGTCTTCGTCGCCAGCTCGATCGCCGTCGTCGGCGACGCCCTGCACGACGGACCGCAGAAGACCGCGATCCAGGACCTCTCCAAACCCTTCATCGGCCAGTACGGATACCCGCCGCCCCAGTTCGCCGCGGACGGCTACACCGGCATGAAACTCCTGGCCGGGGCGATCATCAGGGCGAACAGCGCCGACCCGGAGAAGATCCGCGCCGGGTTCGAGGGCCTGTCGCTGATCACCCCGAACGGCGACTACCACTACACCGCGTCCGACCACGCCGGCCTGACCGCGGACTACATCTCGATCAACGTGGTGAAGGGTGGTCAGTTCGTCGCCACCGACTGGGCCCTGTCGAAGCTGGGCAAGTGA
- a CDS encoding ABC transporter ATP-binding protein, protein MTALLRAEGVTRRFGGVHALRQVALDVREGETHAVIGPNGAGKSTLFKLIGGQLAATSGTIRFADRRVDRLAPHRRARLGIAIAFQDSPVFRGLTVAENAMVGAHAVTSAGPLAAVLRLPRHRKDEIRIRTAAADALARTGLSDWADRPAEDLPLGLQRALQVARALSGRPRLLLLDEPASGLRAAERAALAGLIEELRGAGMSILLVEHDVAFVARLADRVTVLDLGRVIAHGTFAEIRADPAVITAYLGGPG, encoded by the coding sequence GTGACCGCGCTGCTCCGGGCCGAGGGCGTCACCCGCCGTTTCGGTGGCGTCCACGCCCTGCGACAGGTCGCGCTGGACGTCCGCGAGGGCGAGACCCACGCGGTGATCGGCCCGAACGGCGCGGGCAAGTCCACGCTGTTCAAGCTGATCGGCGGGCAGCTGGCGGCCACCTCCGGCACGATCCGGTTCGCGGACCGCCGGGTCGACCGGCTCGCCCCGCACCGGCGCGCCCGGCTGGGCATCGCGATCGCGTTCCAGGACTCGCCGGTCTTCCGCGGCCTGACGGTCGCCGAGAACGCCATGGTCGGCGCGCACGCGGTCACCTCCGCGGGTCCGCTCGCCGCCGTCCTGCGCCTGCCCCGACATCGAAAAGACGAGATCCGCATCCGTACGGCGGCGGCCGACGCCCTGGCCCGGACCGGTCTGAGCGACTGGGCCGATCGGCCGGCCGAGGACCTGCCGCTCGGGTTGCAGCGGGCGCTGCAGGTGGCCCGCGCCCTGTCCGGACGGCCCCGGTTGCTGCTGCTGGACGAGCCGGCGTCCGGGCTGCGCGCGGCCGAGCGGGCGGCGCTGGCCGGCCTGATCGAGGAGCTGCGCGGCGCGGGGATGTCGATCCTGCTGGTCGAGCACGACGTCGCGTTCGTGGCCCGGCTCGCCGACCGGGTGACCGTGCTGGATCTGGGCCGGGTGATCGCGCACGGCACCTTCGCCGAGATCCGGGCGGACCCCGCGGTGATCACCGCCTACCTGGGCGGGCCCGGGTGA